CAGGTAGGAACCAGGCAGGTGGGACAGCCTGTATCCCCCAAACACCCATAAAATTATCCCCGCCTGAGACACAGTCACGTCAGGCCCACCTGTCCCCCATCCCACAGCCCTGTGACAGTCACCCTGGGTACTGCTGCATTGCCAGCTCCTACACTGGAACTTTTCTGACTCTTCCACCACCAGCTTCCAGCTCAACCGTttggtttaaaatttaaaaaaaaaaaaaaaaatgatgaagccGGGCTTAGGCTGTAGTTCAACTGGCAGAGTGCTCACCGAGCACACGTGAGGCCGTGGCTTCCACCCCCAAGAACTGAAGGAATGAGGCATTCAGAAAGTGGAGACAGACGGCAGAATAGGGAGCTCGAATTCATCCCTGACTAcataaggagtttgaggccagcctaggctacatgagaccctgtctcaaaaaaggaaaggaggaggaggaagaggaggagagagaggaagagaaggaaaaaggaggagagagaaggaggagggagaggaggaggagagagaggaagaggaggcagaagaggaggaaagagaggaaaaggaaaaggaggagaggaagaggaacaagaggaggagaagaggaggaggaactcTAATAACAGATGGGGAACATACAACTACAGTGACTTTGAAGATGTGTTAACTTCCCTTACTGTAATGAAATACCTGAGgtaattaatttataaagaacagaggTTGTTTGAATTCTCGGTTTGGGGGTATTAGTTCGGAACAGGACATCTTTCTGCTTTGGGTCTCTAGTGCAGATGGGAAGAGCAAAGAGCTGGACAAACAAAACTGAACTGCCTTGTGACCACCAAGCAAACTAAGGAAGAGTACTGCCGTCTTCCTCTTTGAGGGCACACTGTCAGTGACCTAAGAACCTCCTGCCATGCTGCATTGTCTGTTCTCTGTCTCAAGTTTTGGGGGttttccttgttgttgttttcttgtttttgtttgtctgtctgttttcgagacagaatcttgctgtgcagcccaggctgttctcaaacatGCAGTCCCCCTGTCTTGACCCCTGAGTACTaggatcacagatgtgcaccactgcatcTGACTCTAGGCTCCATCTCTTGaaggtcccaccacctcccaacagGGCCACCTACAAATGAAGCCTTGGACACCCAGGGAATATTGCTTAGCCATCTACGACTTTGCGTGCATGCACGGTGTCTGAGAAAGAGGATCCAGGATGCAATGCAATGTAGGCCAGGTTACTGTTCACATGGACCAGACCAAGATGGAGAATACAGGGCTTCACAGGGGCCCTGTGCCCACCCTTCCCCCAGCGAGACCCATGACAGCCACTTTCACAGCCAGTCCCTCGGTGTCTTCCAGCACCTCTACActgctctgcctctgtctcctcgaAGTCTGCCTGGGAATTTGCTGGTGGGTGGAGTCTCGGCTTGGTCTCAGCTGTCCCTGAAAAGCAGAAGGTGAGGGCCCCAGCCTGAAGAAGCACTGGAGGGCAGGTCCCAGGCCTGAGTTTGTTGGAGACGctttccccagcaccacatacagcaggcatggtggtgcaaggtTGGGTAAAGtggagggtcaagagttcaaggtcagcctgggctgctgagactctccaaaaacaaaactaaagcaagTACACCAACTCTACTCTGCCTTTTAGGGGTTAAAAGGACAGGGGAACAGGAATAAGGGAAGAGTCATGCGTCTACAGTTCTCTCCGGTTTAAATGTTTCTTCTGTGATTTAAATCGCACTCCCATCAACAGCTCAGAAGTCAGCAAAGAGAAGGGAGTTGATTCATCatgaagtcattttaaaaattccctttCTGAATATAAACCAGCATGTTTAATTAATTCCACATACTGCAGGCAGTACACTACAGCCTTCACTCTGCATAACAACAAATCCATGAATGAATGCACAGAACAGGCCCCAGCCATCCGCCAGCACTGTGCTAAACGTCCTACCCATATTACCTTAATCACTCTTGGCCTTGGCCTGGCAAGGGAAGTCATCTCACTGCACAGTAAAGACGCACATTTACCCACAGCCTCTCTGTGCTCCCGCCTCCCACAGGAACAGACATGTTTTCTGATTTGCGGGATGTCCTGAGAAGATGCGGCTAGCTTTAAGGTTACTTTTCCCTTTgacaggtagctcaggctggccccaaatttcCATCCTCCAGAgtccttagtgctgggatgacagatatgggccaccacacctggctgtggtAGTGCATGgacttcctttgtgtgtgtgtgtgtgttgtgtgtgtgtgtgtgtgtgtgtgtgtacctgctctTGTCCTGTGTGGACACCATCGCACAGCTTTGTGTGTCTGCCTCACTTCCCACTTCGTTTGTAACAGTGTTCTTTGGGTTTGCCTTGGTTGTTTTCTTGGGTGAtggcgtctttttttttttttttgtttgttttgttgttgtttttttttttttctgtttttatttttgagataggatctcgcCATGTGGCCCCAACTGGCCgagaacacactatgtagaccaggctaaacttgaactcagctcctcctgtttctgcctcacaagtgctggtaTTTAAAGCAGGAAGCTGGCCTATGAGCTTCTGGGAACTCTGCAGTCTTTGCATCCCATCCtcccctggagtgctgggattacaggtgcctgTGGCCACTCGGGTGTCACACACCAGACATGTTCCCAGTCGAGCCTGTCTCGGCttcatttctactgctgtgataaaataccatggcaaAAAGCCTCTTCAGGGGGAGAAAAGGCTTATTCGGGCTCAGAATTCCAGGCTTACAGTCCATTATTGCAGGAAAATCAGtgtggcaggaacctgaagccaCCGGCCACATGACATCCACCAAAAGCAGTGAGATGGGAATGCGTGGGTGCTCAGTTATCTTTCTCACTCTTTCTCAGCCCAGGACCCAAGCCTCAGGAATTTGTCCCCCATTTCCACACTGGGTCTCCCCGCATCAATTAAGTCAACCGAGACAATCACCCACAACCATGTCCACAAGCCTTCTTGAGATGCTCTAGCCAGGTGATTCAaggctgtgtcaggttgacaattaaaactcACCGTTACAGGGTCCAACTACTCCCTGAATTTGATGTGGCCAAGGCAGGCATCCATCACATTGGTTAAGGCCAGAACCTGTCATTCCTCCGTGGACTGAATCTTACCtttgaattacatttatttgtttgtttgtttgtttgtgtgtgtgtgtttattagtgtgtgtatctatgtgcttGTAGGAGTGCAGATACCCCCAGAGTCCAgtgggatctcctggaactggagttacaggcggttggaagctgcctgatgtgggtgctaggaactgaatcctgTCCTCTGGAAAATCAGCAAGCGCTCTGAAGCTCTGAGCCATCGATTCAACTTCACtctaactcattaaaaaaaaaagttataacagGTTTATAGACACTTCTCTGTTTGCTACGCACTGTCCGTTGGAGCCTCCTGACAACAGGGCCTGAGCCCCAACTAACTTGGAAGAATGATGAGAATTCAACTTTCGGAGCAAAGGCTGAAGCTCCTCTCGGGCTTCTTCCTCGGTCAGTCACCACCAGTCCAGTTCCTTAGATGGTCAGTCAGCGGAGCCAGGGCAGTATAGTGCTCCTTATAAACATGGAAGGGCACCTACCCGGAAGCGCACATCTACAGCTCGCCTCGGGGGCGCCTCTGCAGGCGCTCGCGAGCCACTGTTGCGCGTCGCCTCCAAACTTTACGGTAAGCGGCGCGCAGGACGACCACGTGGCGGCGAAACACCGGCCGGGCGGGAATGCGCGGAATGCGCGGTGCGGCCTTGCGCGCTTCCAGCCGTGACCCCGGGGGACCGCGGAACCCAGCCTAGGGTCCGCCCGCGTGTCCTGCCACCAAGCACCCCAGGGAACAGGGACCCCGGGGAGGGCTCAGCATGTGAAGCTAGACGACCTTTTCGAGAACCTGGAGCTAAATTTGCCCTTCCTGTTCGGGCCCCGCCACAGCCGGTGTCCTGAGATCTGGAACCCGCAGAACTCTAAAGCATTCACTGTCCCCCACTGGCCTAAGTGAAGAATGGAGACGCCTAGGTTTTGCAGGAAGCAGGCCAGAGAGACTCTCCCCCCTGACCACCTTCGGGGTGCAGAGGAACCAATGCCGGAGGCGCGGTGCCCCCAGCTCCAGCAGCTGCGCCCCAGGCCCTAGGGCTCGCTCACCCTCGATTGGGCCACGTGGTCCTGCCTGACCACAGGTAGCTCACACTGGCCCAATTGTTAGGGTTTTCTTCTCCACCTGGGTGCCCGCTCCCCACCATTTAGTCTGGAACGAGACGTGTGCCAAAGCAATAAAGTCGACAAATCCCAAAAGGACTTTGGGGTTCGGACTGCTCGGGGGCATCTGATGCGTTCGGAGAGCTGGAGACCAACCGAGTAGCCACCCTCCCTAAAGTTACAGCTCCACCCTCGGGGTCCCTGGAGCCAGCCTGGCCACTCTAGAGCTAATTCCTCGCGCTGGGAGCTTCGCTCCGGGGGTTGGATATGGGGGACTGAAACTAACTCGAAAATGCAAGCTCCGGAAGATGGGATACGGCCGCCTGAGGTGTGCACAGGATGAGCTGAGCATACACACCCGTCCTTAGCTTAAGGGTGCCTGGGATCAGCTCAGGGTAACCTAGGTGGAGCAGCCGCGTAGCACGTGGGCTGCCATGCACGCCCCAAAACGCCTGCAGGGTGTAGGGAGGAGAGCCGCATTATGCCGGAACCTTGGGGCCAATATTTGGAAGCGTTTCCCAAGGCGACTTAAAGGCTAAATTAACAATGGCTATCTGGAACTGAAGCAACGAAATCCTTTTAAGTTGTCGCCAGGTATTTGGCTGCAGGTGACCCCACCTAGGTGCGTCTGCTCGCTGCCGATTCCTTTCCCTGAGGGGCTGCTGCCAGAGGCTCAGGATTGCGGCCCAGCCCACACCTCCCGATCAGCGCCCCGAGCTAGGCGGCGCGGGTTCCTCAATGAACACGCGCCCTTCCCCCTCTCAATGAAGTTCCCACAGCCAGGGACGGTGGCAAGTCTACCGCAGAGTCCGCGCTCTCTCGGGAACCCTGGCCCGGGGCGAGGGGTCGAGGAGGGAGGAAGTCGGAAAGGAGATTAAAGttactttgaaattttctttccaaataacGTAGTCCCCTCTCGATTGGTCGAGTGGCCTTTTGTCTCCAAAAGGTTACCGAAAATAAGCGCAGAGCACTTTAAGTGAGCCCAGAGCGTGCAATTCCTGCTTTGaggtggtggtttttttgtttggttgttttttttgccAATGTAGAAGTTAAAATCACAAGAGAAAAGTGTGTGCTGAATTACTTTTTCgttgggaaatacaaattaaaaatccaAACGCTTTCTCTGAGATTCTTAAAACAACTGGCCCGGAAAGAACCCTGAACTGCTGTCCCTCTCCAGGGCTCCGGAGCTGGCCGAGCGGGGTTCCCCGGATGGGGGATGGGCGCTCCCCACCGGGTCCCAAATTCCTGCGCCTCCCCCAACGGGTTCCTGGACGGCTCTGCACGCCCGCCAACCGGACTTGCACTTTTGCGCCCGTCCCTGAGCGCACTGATCAACGAAGTTCCTCGTGGAGATCTGCCCGGTCCGCCTAGTAACAGCGCTGCGTCCGGATTGGCTCATGCTAATTCCAGTTTCCTGGTCTTTCccgcggtggtggtggtgggggtgctgGCTGCGGGTCCCGAGCTCGTGCTGCCGGGTGGGCGAGCCCCTTTATGCCCCGCTGCCCTCGATGGCGCACCCTGGCCAGGCCCGCGTGCTCCGCTCACAGGCACTCAGCCGCGGGTGATAGTGCGCAGCCCCATAAATCATGCTTACTGCCGCCCGGTAGGGATTTTATGAATGAAAAGGCAGCTGGGCCGCCCTCGTGCTCAGGCTGAAGCTCCCAGGCTTGGCGGGGCCTGTGGCCCGAGCAAGCGTGGGCGCACTGCCCGGGCCACCCACCACCTTCAGAGCTGCAATGGGATCACTGTCCCACAGGATCTAGATATTAGGAACCCCAATGTCAGGGGAGGAGGATAGGGAGGAATGCGCTCCGAAGATAAGGGGGTCTACTTCTTGCGTGTAgcctgccgcccccccccccgctctccTTTTCCAGTTTCGTCCATTCACTCTTGGGGACACGAAACTATTATGGGAAAATATGTGAATAGTTCGCCTGACTTGGGGTCAAGATTGTGAAAACTTTAAAGACAAGGGGATTAAATGGGCCAAGGTGGTGGAACTCCTTCATCCTAAAAACTTTTATTTGACTAAATGTTAGAGACGCCTGGGAATCCACTCGTGTAACCACGAACATCCATAAGTTTTCTTAAATGTCATATCGATGCACACATTTGTCTTGATTCTGACTAGCCCCCCAGGAACTCAAGGACGCGGCCCCAGCAGCAGTTCTAAAGGTGGAGGGACGGCCACACCCCCAACAAAGCCAATCGGAAAGCTTCCGGTGGTCTGGTTCCTGGCAAGGCGACTAATACTTGCAccgatttatttttcttaaaaaataaattaggaaagaGCCCATCATGTATCAGCCTTTccttaaaaggtttatttttcttgGGTAAATTGCCCGCACTAGAGGACCCTGGACAGAATGATCTGGTCACCGTGGGAAGGCAAATCGAAGATTCCCCCTCGGTGAGGAATGGATGAAGGAAATAATGGCCACCATCTTGAGCTGTTGCTGGGGATTTtcgagattttattttatttttgagcgAGCGCATGCTAGGCTGGGGAGCCTTTGAAGTTCAGAGCTACATCTCTGGCCCTTTGCAACGACCCCCAGTGCACCAGGATGGAGCCTGCACTGGAGCTTAGGGCTCGTCCGGCATCTTCACGTGTTAAACAGTTCCTGAGTTTTACACGTGTTGATGAAGTTGAAAGAAGATGGGAACGCCGGGATTCCTAAGCAGTCAGTCCGCCCGTGGGTGCCCTCGTGGCGTCCTCGGAAACGTGCCCATTCTCCCAGATTGAATATAAGGTGTCCTTTCGTCCGCCGGATCCCCCATCCAAGTCTTCCCTGGCTTGTGTGTGGCCTGGTCTCCCTCCTAGCTGTCCTGTCCAGAGCCAGcaccaccccacctccacagCTCTCGGAGGACCCACTTGGGCAAAGAagacacccccaccaccacccttgcACCGCTCTTTCCCAGCTTGGAGAGAAGCAGTCCGAGAGATTTGCATATCTACGAAGGTCGAGGGGGGGTGCTTTGGGCTTGTCCCCTTGCCTCTCGCAGCTCCCGAGCCCCCTCCCCCTGCGCCCGCCCCGGCCTtcccccctcacccctccctttctctgcctaaCTTTGATCTCTGCTTAACAACAGTAACGTCACACGGACTACAGGGGAGTTTTGTTGAAGTTGCAAAGTCCTGCAGCCTCCAGAGGGCTGTCGGCGCAGTAGCAGAGAGCAGCAGACTCCGCGCTCCGGAGACCGGCAGTAGAGCGCGAGGCAGCGCGCGCCAGCAGCAGCCACCGCAGCCCAACCAGGTCCACAGCCCTCCCCAGGCGGCCGCGCCATGGAACACCAGCTCCTGTGCTGCGAAGTGGAGACCATCCGCCGTGCGTACCCTGACACCAACCTCCTCAACGACCGAGTGCTGCGAGCCATGCTCAAGACCGAGGAGACCTGCGCGCCCTCCGTGTCTTACTTCAAGTGCGTGCAGAGGGAGATTGTGCCGTCCATGCGGAAAATCGTGGCcacctggatgctggaggtaagGGGCTACAGGGGCTTAGGATCCCCTGGCAACTTATTGCTCCCACCCacatcttcctcctttcctttccgaCACGGAGTTTTACCGGTGTGTTGCTAGGAATCcggattttcaaaataaatagatactGCGGGTCTTTGTGACTGAGGAAAGTGTAGGAGTTGGGGTGATGGGGATTCCTTTTCCTGGTGGGGGGCAGTCGGGGAGGAGTGCCTTCGAGGGAGGACTGTGCCAAAGGGTGCTAGGGACACCCCAGAGGGTGCGGACTGGGCGCCTTTTGTGGCCCCCGCTTGCGCCCCATTCCTGTTGCGCCTCGGCCGTGGCCGCCTCCGCGCGTAGCCGCCAGCTCGGGGGGAGGGGGCatagatttgatttttaaattaatatccgTGGACACGTATGCAAGGGCCGCTCGTGCCAGTATTATGCGCCATCTTTGCTCCTTTATTGCAAAGCAAAAGTGTTTATTAATAATTGGGGGCAGGGCGGGGAGCGGCGGCAGGGGCGCTGAGACAGGCACGAGGGGCCTCGCGGCAGCCAGGAATCACTAAATAGGACATAGCgagggatttgggggagggacCCTTTGTTCAAGCAGCGGACCCCTGGGCACCCCCGCACAGGCTGCCTGGCCCAGAGAGCACGCCAGTCTGCAAGGTCGCGTGGCCCCCGAGTCGCTAGAGATTGACCGTCGTCCGCGCGGGTCTGCACTTGGGGGTTCCTACCCAGGTCAAGTCGGGGAACCAAAGCACATTTTCAGATGTTCAGTAGGAGGCTCGAGggccccaaaatattttaaaataatttctaaagcgCGGCATGGTGCCCTTGCAGAGGCACCCGCACCCAGCAAAAGGGGGGCCCCCAGAATTTGAGTCGCTGGGGCCCATTCTCCAACGTATACACGAGCTCCTGACCCTCGGGTTGTATCAAGGGTCGCCCGATGGTTATTTTCGGGCCGTTTTTAGGCacctagttatttttttaatatttttaaatattttttgaaaagatgACGTCTGGGAAATGAGGCGCGGCGGCCTGGGACGCCACCTTTGTGTCTCGCGTGCGCGAGCGGCGCCCAACCCCCGGCGCCCTGCCAGCTCCGCGGTGGGATTCCCTGGCCTGCGGCCTTCTAATTCCAACATGGGCCGGGGTCCCCAAGGCCACCACTGCTGAGCTCCCCAGCGCCAGCTGCCCAGGGACTTTCCCTTTCAGTTTCAGGGTGAGTGGGTCCTGGGCTCCCGCTCATCCCAGGGAGTTTGCCACGGCGACCCCTCTCCGCGCCCTCACCACTCATTCGCTATGTAATCTATCTAGGAAAGGGATGCAGGATCACATGGAGCCACgaccctctccctcttcctccctcattctctcccccacccccacccccgccgttGACGGTCATGGTCCCCGCAGGTCTGCGAGGAGCAGAAGTGTGAAGAGGAGGTCTTCCCGCTGGCCATGAACTACCTGGACCGCTTCTTGTCGCTGGAGCCCCTGAAGAAGAGCCGCCTGCAGCTGCTGGGGGCCGCCTGCATGTTCGTAGCCTCCAAGATGAAGGAGACCATTCCCCTGACCGCCGAGAAGTTGTGCATCTACACTGACAACTCTATCCGGCCCGAGGAGTTGCTGGTAACCGAGGACCCCACCACCCGCCATCCCTCACTAGCCACGCGACCCCTGGGTGGTGGGAGCTGCAAATGATGGGAGGCCCAGCCAGCCTCGGACACATCTCTAGCCCCATGGAAGTCACCCACACTGCACGAAGTGGCAGTGGGCAGAATCCCAAACCccttccacctctgtgggccccccCTCTCCTCCTGGACTGCCCACCATGTCTGGCAGTGAAGCCACTCTGAAATGTGGACGGTGTGCGCCCCCTTGCGGCGTTGGAGCCGCAGCGCTGGCGGTGGGGGTCTTTTTGTTTAGCGCGTGTGGCCCACTTAGGCTGTCTATAGTTTGTTGTTTACCTATCTGTAGTGCCCGGTTGAACCCACTCTCTAAACCTCCCCCCCCAGCCGGCCTGACCTCTTACTGACCTTGTTCTCCATTTTCTGCAGCAAATGGAACTGCTTCTGGTGAACAAGCTCAAGTGGAACCTGGCTGCCATGACTCCCCACGATTTCATCGAACACTTCCTCTCCAAAATGCCAGAGGCGGATGAGAACAAGCAGATCATCCGCAAGCATGCGCAAACCTTTGTGGCTCTCTGTGCCACAGGTacggcccccacccccactcttccCCGGGAGATCTCAGACTCCTTGCGGTTGGTTCCCTGGCTAATGCCTCTTGCTGTCTTTTCTGTACCAGGGGATGGTCTCGGGCACGTCTAGAAAGGGGGATCCCACATCTCTATTCTGAGCCCAGGGTCCAGGTAGCTTGTTGGGGGTAGATTGCGCTAGGAGTCTCGCTGAAGGGCCTTGGAGACCTAACTGGATGGCCCAGCCTCCCTGTGCCAAGCTTTCCACCGCCAAGTAGCGGTGTGAACCACTGCATGCTTTCGGAAAAGGGTTTTGCCTCTGCTCCTGGGCTGCCTGCCCCCACCTACCTCCTGTCCTGCCTGGGTCTTCAAGGAGCCAGCTATTGGGAGGAGGGGGGCTCCTGGCTTCTCCCAGTCTTGGCCACCTGCCAGGAGTGTTTACAGGGGCAGGACAAATGACCCCATTCCCGGTCCCACATGCAGGACGACCAGCTCAGGAGCTTAGAttcctgcaccaccaccacccactcccCAGGGGT
The sequence above is drawn from the Peromyscus leucopus breed LL Stock chromosome 1, UCI_PerLeu_2.1, whole genome shotgun sequence genome and encodes:
- the Ccnd1 gene encoding G1/S-specific cyclin-D1 isoform X1 produces the protein MEHQLLCCEVETIRRAYPDTNLLNDRVLRAMLKTEETCAPSVSYFKCVQREIVPSMRKIVATWMLEVCEEQKCEEEVFPLAMNYLDRFLSLEPLKKSRLQLLGAACMFVASKMKETIPLTAEKLCIYTDNSIRPEELLQMELLLVNKLKWNLAAMTPHDFIEHFLSKMPEADENKQIIRKHAQTFVALCATDVKFISNPPSMVAAGSVVAAMQGLNLGSPNNFLTCYCTTHFLSRVIKCDPVQALATSLWLNKDPLHLRPPLQDCLRACQEQIEALLESSLRQAQQNVDPKATEEEGEAEGETDLACTPTDVRDVDI
- the Ccnd1 gene encoding G1/S-specific cyclin-D1 isoform X2; the protein is MEHQLLCCEVETIRRAYPDTNLLNDRVLRAMLKTEETCAPSVSYFKCVQREIVPSMRKIVATWMLEVCEEQKCEEEVFPLAMNYLDRFLSLEPLKKSRLQLLGAACMFVASKMKETIPLTAEKLCIYTDNSIRPEELLQMELLLVNKLKWNLAAMTPHDFIEHFLSKMPEADENKQIIRKHAQTFVALCATDVKFISNPPSMVAAGSVVAAMQGLNLGSPNNFLTCYCTTHFLSRVIKCDPDCLRACQEQIEALLESSLRQAQQNVDPKATEEEGEAEGETDLACTPTDVRDVDI